The segment GTGGTTTCTGTTGACAGAGACGGAACAAGGTGTTGCTCTTGCGATCTTGCGGGGAGTTATTGACTTTAAGAGAGACCCTTGGCCTCAGATATCAGAGAGCGCCAAGAGCCTTGTGAGGCAGATGTTGAATCCTGATCCCACTAAGCGTTTAACTGCTCAGCAAGTGTTAGGTGAAGTGCTTTTTTATGCTCTTTAGTGCCTTGATTTGGTCGAAGTGATTCTAATACCTTTTCACCTCTCAGCTCACCCTTGGGTACAGAATGCAAAGAAAGCTCCAAATGTTCCTTTAGGGGATATAGTCAGATCAAGATTGAAGCAGTTCTCTATGATGAATAGATTCAAAAAGAAAGTTCTTCGTGTATGTGTTTTTTGCCTTTTAGACACTATCAATTGTCTGGTCTCTTTAATTGGTTTTGATCATTATCATCTCTATATGATGCTTCCAGGTAATAGCTGAGCACTTGTCTATTCAAGAGGTTGAAGTGATCAAAGACATGTTCTCACTGATGGATGAAGACAACGATGGGAGAATAACTTACCTGGAACTCAAAGCTGGACTTCAGAAGGTTGGCTCACAACTTGGTGAACCTGAGATCAAAATGTTGATGGAAGTGGTAACTTTCCACATTACTACCCCTTCTCTTATAAAAGACCAAAACAGCGTTCTTCGCTTAAATCTGTATGGCTTTGAACGCAGGCTGATGTTGATGGGAATGGGTTTCTGGACTACGGAGAGTTTGTAGCTGTGATCATTCACTTGCAGAAGATAGAGAATGATGAGCTTTTCAAACTAGCTTTCATGTTCTTTGACAAAGATGGAAGTACATACATCGAACTTGATGAGCTACGGGAAGCTTTAACTGACGAGTTGGGCGAACCTGATGTCAGTGTTCTAAACGACATCATGCGTGAAGTTGATTCTGACAAGGTTCTGTCTAAAACAATCTTCCATAAGGCATAATAGTTAAGCTTATATCGCTCTATTTCTGAGTGGGAATGTTTGTTTTTGGCAGGATGGGCGTATAAACTATGATGAGTTTGTGACCATGATGAAGGCAGGAACCGATTGGAGAAAGGCGTCGAGACAATACTCAAGAGAGAGGTTCAAAAGCTTAAGCATTAACTTGATGAAAGATGGTTCATTGCATCTCCATGATGCTCTCACTGGACAATCTGTCCCTGtttgattttaatttaatttgttttttcctGCTTGTTCTTTGAGAGATGAGGAGGACTTTACAGAAGCTATGGTCcttatatataatcattttgGGTTGTATTTGTATGTAATGTTTTGTTCAAATGTTGCATCTTtattaaatcctaaacccaaagaGGCATAAGTACAAGATCTTTCTTACACTGAAACCTTATCAACCTCATTAGAAGACTTGTCCATGTCATTGTCCTTGGCCACAACATCTTTGTAACGGTACCAATGTGAGACTAACAAGAAATAGGCAAAGTTTAGAGTCATCATACCAGCTACAAAGTAGTAGAAATACTCCAGCCTCCCCTTGTTTAGATCCTCCGGAAGCCAGTTCCCGGCAGATGATCCCTCCGTGATGTTGTGCACCGTGGATAACAGAAAGCTGCTGAGGTAACTCGCCAGTCCAATTCCGCAGTAATACAAAGAACCAGCAAAACTTCTCATGTTCTCTGGAAACTGTTTGTAGTAAAACTCCATCTGACCAACTCCAGCTAAGGCGTCCCCAATACCCATCAGCAGTAACTGAGGTATCAGCCACATACCGGACATTGAAGAGATTGCGCCTTTTCTCGGTGCAACGCCCAACGTCGGCCTTGTGAGAGCTACCGTTCTTCTGTGTTGCTCTACAGCTGCGGAGACCAACATACTTGTGATGCATAGAAACAATCCTGCTCCAACTCTCTGGAGCTGTGTGATACCACCGTCTCTGCCTGTATACTTTCGAAAGAAAGGTACAAGGACGCGGTCGTAGATAGGTATGAATATTGTCATTCCAAGCATCAAGAAGACCATGTAAGACCCGGCTGGTATCTGGAAAGTTCCTGAACCGAGGCGTCTATCGGATTGAAGAGACTGAAAGATTGTGTAGGTTGTTTGTTGAATGTAAGCTAGGTAGAATAAGGCGGCAGAGAGCCAAACTGGTAGCACACGGATCACGCATTTCACTTCCTCCACTTGCTGCACACTACATAGCTTCCATAGATCCGCTGGAGAACCATCCATGTTCAGTTTATCATCTGGTGTTTGGATTGCCGCTTTGTCAAGAAACCTGAAAATTAAAGAAAACCTAAAACGTGTTCCACaagaaaacttaaaagaaagGTTACATTTTTCAATACCTAAACTGATTTGTATGGCTCAACTTTGAGTTCTTGAAGTCCTTCGATATGTAGTTGTAAAGACCCTCAGAAGACGAACCAATGTGCTTTAATCTTCTCTTCTTGATCGCGACAACGATGACTCGTGTTATGCTATGAATGGGACTGCCACTGGCTTTAACCTTGACATAGAGCTTAGAACCAGCAAAGAAGATGATACAACCAAGTAACATAAGAATAGCTGGGATAGCTAAACCTATACTCCAACTCACGTTTGACTGAACATAGACGATGAGCGTTAACGACACCATCTGAGCAAACGTGAAGGTGAAGAAATACCAATTAAAGAAACTATCAACCCCTCGTTTGCCTTCTTTCGTCTTAGGGTTGAACTGATCAGCACCAAAGGGAAGATTACACGGCCTGATCCCACCGGCTCCGATCACTAGCAAAACCATTGCTCCGGCGAGAAACATAATCTGTCCGATAGATGGCCCCTTGCACACGCTTCCTATCTCCTTACCGCATTTATCTGGATGTAGCTGGTTAATCACAGCCGTTAGATCCATCGCTACCGAACCCTTTgcatgaaacaaaacaaaaggacTATACGTTCAGACACAAACAGCAAGATCAGTGAGTGTTTAATAAACTTGTGTGGTTTTAGTTTTACGAGGAAGCAAGCGATCATGGCGAAGGATAGGGTTTTGTAACGGCCAAAGTAAGAGTCACAGAGGAAAGCGGCGACTATAGTGCCGAAGTTGCTTGTACCACCGTAGATATTGACGACGGTCGCCGCTGTGATGCTCTTCATGTTGAAAACCGTCGTTAAGTAGATGACAAGATTCGATGAGCTCCCAACTATTCCAAGTTTCTCAAATGTCTCATTTCCTGACAAGTTACGAAACAGAACATTAAGCTACTCTGCTTATAAACTCCTTTTCCCTTCAGTTCTTGTCAGGGAtgaatatgaaatttttttatggGTGTAAGAAAAatagttttctaataattttattttattttaattaacaaaataacaaaaattgaaaaaaagaaTAGTGGGTGCACATGCAAGCCATTGTTAACACTGGTTTTGCCACTGGTTCTTGTTCGTTTCAAGATCAAAATGTTACAATTAAGAAACAGATTCATCATAGGAGTTAAACCTTTTTTAATAAGATAAAAACCAACTCCTGAATTTATTGGTTCTTAAGTTCGTAGAGATTACAGTGGACTTTGTTAGGTGTCTTCAGGCTGGGTGTCTTGTTTGTTTCAGGATCAGAATttttatattagaaaaaaaaaattatgtggaTCACTTCGTACCAATGATGAAGGGCATGACTTTCCATCCTCTGTAGATGAGCTTagagtcatcatcatcatcttccccTGTAATGTTCTTCTCTGCCTTCTCAACCTCCATGGctctctgtttctctctctctctctctctctctctctctctctctctctctctctctctctctctctctctctctctctctctctctctctctctctctctctctctctctctcctcttacTCACAGCAAATACGTGtaatgtgtttgtgtgtgtgcgCGTATGTATATATTAGTGAGAAGTGTGAAGGACTTACCAAACATTTAATGGAAAATTAAAAGCAATTCTATAGTAtctaaataataaaagaaaaaagcgagattaagaaaatatctcatttaaaatattatgagaTACTCTTTAAAACATATGACGGCACTTGGCAATTTGTAAATAACTTAATTTCGTTTTAAgagataaaatttaattagctaattaaattttttattaaa is part of the Brassica rapa cultivar Chiifu-401-42 chromosome A09, CAAS_Brap_v3.01, whole genome shotgun sequence genome and harbors:
- the LOC103842676 gene encoding calcium-dependent protein kinase 10 translates to MGNCNVCVRPPNPEESKPTPKPKKTNQNRKLNPFTSDFIRSPARTRAPKDAVIPTSHQTKITDKYILGRELGRGEFGITYLCTDRESREALACKSISKRKLRTAVDVEDVRREVSIMSTLPDHPNVVKLRATYEDGENVHLVMELCEGGELFDRIVARGHYTERAAAGVARTIAEVVMMCHVNGVVHRDLKPENFLFANKKENSALKAIDFGLSVFFKPGEKFKEIVGSPYYMAPEVLKRDYGPEVDVWSAGVIIYILLCGVPPFWAETEQGVALAILRGVIDFKRDPWPQISESAKSLVRQMLNPDPTKRLTAQQVLAHPWVQNAKKAPNVPLGDIVRSRLKQFSMMNRFKKKVLRVIAEHLSIQEVEVIKDMFSLMDEDNDGRITYLELKAGLQKVGSQLGEPEIKMLMEVADVDGNGFLDYGEFVAVIIHLQKIENDELFKLAFMFFDKDGSTYIELDELREALTDELGEPDVSVLNDIMREVDSDKDGRINYDEFVTMMKAGTDWRKASRQYSRERFKSLSINLMKDGSLHLHDALTGQSVPV
- the LOC103842675 gene encoding protein NRT1/ PTR FAMILY 2.9-like → MEVEKAEKNITGEDDDDDSKLIYRGWKVMPFIIGNETFEKLGIVGSSSNLVIYLTTVFNMKSITAATVVNIYGGTSNFGTIVAAFLCDSYFGRYKTLSFAMIACFLGSVAMDLTAVINQLHPDKCGKEIGSVCKGPSIGQIMFLAGAMVLLVIGAGGIRPCNLPFGADQFNPKTKEGKRGVDSFFNWYFFTFTFAQMVSLTLIVYVQSNVSWSIGLAIPAILMLLGCIIFFAGSKLYVKVKASGSPIHSITRVIVVAIKKRRLKHIGSSSEGLYNYISKDFKNSKLSHTNQFRFLDKAAIQTPDDKLNMDGSPADLWKLCSVQQVEEVKCVIRVLPVWLSAALFYLAYIQQTTYTIFQSLQSDRRLGSGTFQIPAGSYMVFLMLGMTIFIPIYDRVLVPFFRKYTGRDGGITQLQRVGAGLFLCITSMLVSAAVEQHRRTVALTRPTLGVAPRKGAISSMSGMWLIPQLLLMGIGDALAGVGQMEFYYKQFPENMRSFAGSLYYCGIGLASYLSSFLLSTVHNITEGSSAGNWLPEDLNKGRLEYFYYFVAGMMTLNFAYFLLVSHWYRYKDVVAKDNDMDKSSNEVDKVSV